In a single window of the Nitrospinota bacterium genome:
- a CDS encoding DUF4149 domain-containing protein, producing MMTIVKYFHLLSMAIWTGSMIFFSFIGAPAVFKALDRQTAGDVVGEIFPKYFAMGIICCLIAIVTLAMMGKMTGYTSEVRIGLGILLVMACLASYSGLVNGPQAREVKRLTRIEQDTVKKEELRKQFGKLHGISVMVNLTTIAMALGVLWLLPRYISQTPPQ from the coding sequence ATGATGACTATCGTCAAATACTTCCACCTTCTCTCCATGGCCATCTGGACAGGCTCCATGATCTTCTTTTCGTTCATCGGCGCCCCAGCCGTGTTCAAGGCGCTGGACCGGCAAACCGCCGGTGACGTGGTGGGGGAGATCTTCCCGAAATATTTCGCCATGGGCATCATCTGTTGCCTTATCGCCATCGTTACTCTGGCCATGATGGGGAAGATGACCGGATACACCTCCGAAGTCCGGATCGGGCTGGGCATCCTGCTGGTCATGGCCTGTCTCGCCTCCTATTCTGGGCTGGTAAACGGCCCGCAGGCGCGGGAGGTGAAGCGGTTGACCAGGATAGAGCAGGACACGGTAAAAAAAGAAGAGCTTCGAAAACAGTTCGGCAAACTGCACGGGATATCGGTGATGGTGAACCTTACCACCATAGCCATGGCGCTGGGGGTGTTGTGGCTCCTGCCCCGTTACATCAGCCAGACGCCGCCACAGTAA
- a CDS encoding response regulator — MEKPIEKKRIFVLPGEIALTKQPAVIATLLGSCVAVCLYNSRERFGGMNHYMLPTGTDRGMLGKYGDYSTEKLVSSMLQVDPNPGNLVAKVYGGGAVVGHLNSGFDIGRRNIEVALQVLGGRRIQIAEKLTGGDSGRKIFFDNYTGEVEMRMIQKSELTQQLEAKKRDLAGRKIRTLIVDDSSTVRSILRKALEMDDEIHVVGEAEDAFDARTKIVELDPDVITLDIIMPKLDGVSFLKKLMIHYPKPVIIVSSVAQKGSKMRFRAQDIGAVDVVDKEDLKLYQGLDTVQRVLSAKVKMAAHTHVKKRNHEEVANI, encoded by the coding sequence ATGGAAAAGCCCATTGAGAAGAAAAGGATATTCGTCCTGCCAGGTGAGATAGCCCTTACAAAACAGCCCGCGGTGATCGCCACCCTGCTGGGCTCGTGCGTTGCCGTATGTCTGTACAACAGCAGGGAACGGTTCGGGGGAATGAACCATTACATGCTTCCAACGGGCACAGACAGGGGCATGCTTGGCAAATACGGCGATTATTCCACGGAAAAGCTGGTTTCCTCCATGCTCCAGGTGGATCCGAACCCGGGCAACCTGGTTGCCAAGGTGTACGGCGGCGGCGCTGTGGTGGGCCATCTGAACAGCGGGTTCGACATTGGCCGGCGAAACATAGAAGTGGCCCTGCAGGTGTTGGGTGGCAGAAGGATACAAATAGCCGAAAAGCTTACCGGCGGCGACAGCGGGCGCAAGATATTCTTCGACAACTACACCGGCGAGGTGGAGATGAGGATGATCCAGAAATCGGAGCTTACCCAACAGCTGGAGGCCAAAAAGCGCGACCTGGCCGGAAGGAAGATACGCACCCTCATAGTGGACGACTCCTCCACCGTGCGGAGCATCCTTCGCAAGGCGCTGGAGATGGACGACGAGATCCACGTGGTGGGAGAGGCGGAGGACGCTTTCGACGCCCGCACAAAAATAGTGGAGCTGGACCCGGACGTGATAACGCTGGACATCATAATGCCCAAGCTGGACGGGGTGTCTTTCCTGAAGAAGCTGATGATCCATTACCCCAAGCCGGTGATCATAGTAAGCTCCGTGGCCCAGAAAGGGAGCAAGATGCGGTTCCGCGCCCAGGACATAGGCGCCGTGGACGTGGTGGACAAGGAGGATCTGAAACTTTACCAGGGGCTGGACACCGTTCAGCGGGTGCTTTCCGCCAAGGTGAAGATGGCCGCGCACACCCACGTGAAGAAAAGAAACCACGAGGAAGTGGCTAACATTTGA
- a CDS encoding HD domain-containing protein, with amino-acid sequence MGLIANAPGKLSNAIREHGAAVGELMSALSRRGIPCWIVGGAIRDSALGLPVHDVDIVTLTDPTRAVKSFCADSALGFVILDEGRKIARIITSAPPDIKTVDVAMAQGGALDADLTRRDFTINAVAAEPVGGGFEIYDPLGGLKDLQNKILRLASPGSMAEDPVRVLRAHRFLLSHQLEPEASMAQAIKASMAEMGRMPGERLLRELVVILGHPQSHMAFNRMAGDGTLFSLFPELAATRGVTQNRWHHLDVLGHTLETLRLMDAILSAPPEWMNPWINAMSPILSEPVSFGWPRASVLKLAALLHDIGKPSTKAVDDTGKATFHAHEKASAELAKQALTRLRAPNAVTDGVVTLIKNHLRPFIGIVDGGLSPKAASRFIRDMGFWLIPAMFHTLADSQATRGVMKTEERFALEIKVAGEIFTMWEKTLRVEGKQEPLLDGTELMKLFHLPQGKLIGSLLNEVAVARLAGEIHTKEEAMTFVEKLLSSEE; translated from the coding sequence ATGGGCCTTATCGCCAACGCTCCCGGGAAACTTTCTAACGCCATCCGGGAGCATGGCGCGGCCGTGGGTGAGTTGATGTCAGCCCTCTCCCGGCGTGGCATCCCCTGCTGGATTGTGGGGGGCGCCATCAGGGATTCGGCGCTGGGCCTGCCCGTCCATGATGTGGACATCGTAACGCTCACCGATCCAACCCGCGCCGTCAAATCCTTCTGCGCGGATTCGGCGCTGGGCTTTGTGATACTGGACGAAGGGCGCAAGATAGCCCGCATAATAACCAGCGCCCCGCCAGACATTAAAACCGTGGACGTGGCCATGGCGCAAGGCGGCGCCCTGGATGCCGATTTAACCCGTCGTGATTTCACCATCAACGCCGTGGCCGCCGAGCCTGTCGGCGGCGGGTTCGAGATTTACGACCCCTTGGGCGGGCTAAAAGACCTGCAAAACAAAATCCTCCGCCTCGCCTCCCCCGGCTCCATGGCCGAAGACCCTGTGCGGGTACTGCGGGCCCACAGGTTTTTGTTAAGCCATCAGCTGGAGCCCGAAGCTTCCATGGCCCAGGCCATAAAGGCTTCCATGGCGGAAATGGGCCGCATGCCCGGCGAAAGGCTTTTGAGGGAGCTTGTGGTGATATTGGGCCATCCCCAATCCCACATGGCGTTCAACCGCATGGCCGGTGACGGAACTTTGTTCAGCCTGTTCCCGGAACTTGCGGCCACCCGTGGAGTGACCCAGAACCGGTGGCATCATCTGGACGTGCTTGGGCATACGCTGGAGACCCTGCGCTTGATGGACGCTATCCTCTCGGCTCCGCCGGAATGGATGAACCCATGGATCAACGCCATGTCCCCCATCCTTTCCGAACCGGTATCGTTCGGCTGGCCCCGCGCAAGCGTATTAAAACTGGCGGCCCTATTGCACGACATCGGCAAACCTTCGACCAAAGCCGTGGATGACACCGGCAAGGCGACATTCCACGCCCACGAAAAGGCCAGCGCTGAATTGGCAAAACAGGCGTTAACCCGCCTGCGGGCCCCAAACGCCGTGACGGACGGTGTGGTGACGCTGATAAAAAACCATCTGCGGCCATTCATAGGGATTGTGGACGGAGGCTTGTCTCCCAAGGCCGCCTCCCGGTTCATCCGGGACATGGGCTTCTGGCTGATACCGGCGATGTTCCACACCCTGGCCGACTCCCAGGCCACCCGGGGCGTGATGAAAACGGAAGAGCGGTTCGCGCTGGAGATAAAAGTGGCCGGTGAGATATTCACCATGTGGGAGAAAACCCTCCGCGTAGAAGGCAAACAGGAGCCCCTTCTGGACGGTACGGAACTAATGAAACTGTTCCATCTGCCCCAGGGCAAGCTTATCGGTTCCCTGCTCAACGAAGTGGCCGTGGCGCGGCTGGCCGGGGAGATACACACGAAAGAAGAGGCGATGACGTTTGTCGAGAAGCTTCTTTCCAGCGAGGAATGA
- a CDS encoding chemotaxis protein CheA, whose product MSAAEPEDRLLHDFLEEAEDMVSMVEQNSARLEAKPEDLEPIHEIFRGVHSLKGMSSFFNLTHLKSFSHEFESFLDLVREKQIEVNQEIVHFILDGADHLKNIFNRLRAYGTDTELAANEQEYLESIDEKIGERSAERRYETLRVELLRYMNKVKDEGEFEEDSQAKEVFDIIGKIAPELVEDRRKSAITNGTRWIRAGQDISREYMALKSLIADAMADKPVENGYKIFMENVESLVSISSASGDGEAVAMLEEMKENFEMFFQDEIGMDSMLAGMISEGLGKYAADIQEEKPAAPSKPSAPGARPETAPGGEAAKVKTVRVRESLLDEFLDQMGELITINELFNNIQRKLDGGEFDGLSVDMKSNNQAFRELSGQMQKSLYEVRKAPVERGLSKLPSIVRGIAKETGKQMRLIMTGGDTEVDKSLLDKIENILIHCVRNSADHGLEPPEARIAGGKPAEGTIRIDVHSDGSNLYIAIYDDGRGVDVAVVKRKAVEKGMLSIDAAAKLPETESLNLLLRPGFSTAEEVTETSGRGVGMDVLMASVAGMGGSLKMANTPGRGLRIDFSLPLAYATRIKLGLTLGVGASAFLIPAENVRESFKASKEDVSTVEGKGEVVSRWGMLYPVIRLAELFGVKARKTTVWDSICVLAESKGQAVCLVVDEMIGQRQIVYKQLTVKTREPNAFEGISILDGRNMALILSVEGIIKQFREQA is encoded by the coding sequence CAGCCACGAGTTTGAGAGCTTTCTGGACCTCGTAAGGGAAAAACAGATAGAGGTGAACCAGGAGATCGTCCATTTCATCCTGGACGGGGCCGACCACCTGAAGAACATTTTCAACCGTCTGCGCGCCTACGGGACAGACACGGAGCTGGCCGCCAACGAGCAGGAGTATCTGGAAAGCATAGACGAGAAGATAGGCGAGCGGAGCGCCGAGCGCAGGTACGAAACCCTCCGGGTGGAACTGCTCCGCTACATGAACAAGGTGAAGGACGAAGGGGAGTTCGAGGAGGACTCGCAGGCTAAAGAGGTGTTCGACATCATAGGCAAGATAGCCCCCGAGCTGGTGGAAGACCGGCGGAAAAGCGCCATCACCAACGGGACGAGATGGATCCGGGCCGGGCAGGACATCAGCCGGGAGTACATGGCGCTAAAGAGCCTTATAGCGGACGCCATGGCCGACAAGCCCGTGGAGAACGGGTACAAGATATTCATGGAGAACGTTGAAAGCCTGGTGTCCATAAGCTCCGCCTCCGGCGATGGCGAGGCCGTGGCCATGCTGGAGGAAATGAAAGAGAACTTCGAGATGTTCTTCCAGGACGAGATAGGGATGGACTCCATGCTGGCGGGGATGATTTCCGAGGGGCTCGGAAAATACGCCGCGGACATCCAGGAGGAAAAACCGGCGGCCCCATCAAAACCTTCCGCCCCGGGGGCCAGGCCGGAAACGGCGCCCGGCGGGGAGGCGGCCAAAGTCAAAACAGTCCGCGTGCGGGAGAGCCTTCTGGACGAGTTTTTGGACCAGATGGGGGAGCTTATCACCATCAACGAGCTGTTCAACAACATCCAGCGGAAACTGGACGGTGGCGAGTTTGACGGGTTGTCGGTGGACATGAAGAGCAACAACCAGGCGTTCCGCGAGCTTTCGGGCCAGATGCAGAAGAGCCTGTACGAGGTGCGCAAGGCCCCGGTGGAGCGTGGCTTAAGCAAGCTTCCCAGCATCGTGCGGGGGATAGCCAAGGAAACCGGGAAACAGATGCGGCTGATAATGACCGGCGGCGACACCGAGGTGGACAAGAGCCTGCTGGACAAGATAGAGAACATCCTTATCCATTGCGTGCGTAACAGCGCGGACCACGGGCTTGAACCACCCGAAGCGCGGATAGCCGGCGGAAAACCAGCCGAAGGGACTATTCGCATAGATGTGCATTCCGACGGGAGCAACCTTTACATAGCCATATACGACGACGGGCGCGGGGTGGACGTGGCGGTGGTGAAACGCAAAGCCGTGGAGAAGGGAATGCTTTCCATTGACGCGGCGGCGAAACTGCCGGAGACGGAGTCGCTGAACCTGCTCCTTCGCCCCGGATTCTCCACGGCGGAGGAGGTCACGGAAACCTCTGGCCGGGGTGTGGGGATGGATGTGCTTATGGCCTCGGTGGCTGGAATGGGCGGGTCGTTGAAAATGGCCAATACGCCGGGCCGCGGGTTAAGGATAGACTTCTCGCTACCCCTGGCCTACGCCACCAGGATAAAGCTGGGGCTTACGTTGGGGGTTGGCGCCAGCGCTTTCCTTATTCCGGCGGAGAACGTTAGGGAGTCATTTAAAGCCTCGAAGGAAGACGTTTCCACCGTGGAGGGGAAAGGGGAGGTGGTTAGCCGCTGGGGGATGTTGTATCCTGTAATAAGGCTGGCTGAGCTGTTCGGCGTTAAGGCCAGGAAAACTACCGTGTGGGACTCCATCTGCGTCCTGGCCGAATCCAAGGGGCAGGCGGTTTGCCTGGTGGTGGACGAAATGATAGGCCAGCGCCAGATAGTCTATAAACAGCTTACCGTTAAAACGAGGGAGCCCAACGCGTTTGAGGGGATCTCAATACTCGACGGCAGGAACATGGCGCTCATACTAAGCGTGGAAGGCATCATAAAACAGTTTCGGGAGCAAGCGTGA
- a CDS encoding arginine--tRNA ligase: MKEAVKRVVERAFARIAPVEGWDATAPASLEISVPKDEKFGDFSCNIAMILASRLKSNPRAIATKIAEGITAEGEFAEVTVAGPGFINLRLKPEKWAGSLGSILNEGEAFGKSAFGGGQRVIVEYVSANPTGPLHIGHGRGAAFGDSLSRILSWAGFDTHREYYINDVGLQMDNLGRSTLARARELLGQPFDEPAYKGEYMKDVARDFLKAEGEAVLSLPPEEALAKARKFSADAILEGIKKDLADFRVGFDQWFSENSLHEDGEVNALIEQFLRDGHIYEHEGALWLKTDTVGDDKDRVVKRANGPTTYLAADIAYHKNKVDRGYKTMVDIWGADHHGYVPRLKAVVSALGANPDNLVVRLVQIVNLKRGGELIAMSTRSGVFTTLREIMDEVGADATRYFFLMRSIESQMEFDVDLAKKQSDENPVYYIQYAHARCVNIFVTARERGVPLVPFAQIGVNNLLGEDELRLVKKLLMFPDVVADCARDFQTHPIPQYLLEVAGLFHYFYKHNRVVTEDLELSKARLALVEAARIVFRNGLWLLGVNAPERM; encoded by the coding sequence ATGAAAGAAGCTGTAAAACGTGTTGTTGAACGGGCTTTCGCCCGGATCGCCCCGGTGGAGGGGTGGGACGCCACCGCTCCGGCGTCGCTCGAAATATCCGTGCCCAAAGATGAAAAATTCGGCGATTTCTCTTGCAACATCGCCATGATACTGGCATCCCGGTTAAAGTCCAACCCCAGGGCCATCGCCACGAAGATCGCCGAGGGGATAACCGCCGAGGGGGAGTTCGCCGAGGTTACCGTAGCCGGGCCGGGATTTATAAACCTGCGGCTCAAGCCGGAGAAATGGGCCGGATCGCTGGGCTCCATCCTCAACGAGGGGGAAGCTTTCGGCAAATCCGCCTTCGGCGGGGGCCAGAGGGTTATCGTGGAATATGTCTCCGCCAACCCCACGGGGCCTTTGCACATAGGCCATGGCCGGGGCGCGGCCTTTGGCGATTCCCTGTCGCGCATCCTTTCATGGGCCGGTTTCGACACCCACAGGGAATATTACATAAACGACGTGGGTTTACAGATGGACAACCTGGGGCGCTCCACCCTGGCCCGCGCCCGGGAGCTATTGGGCCAGCCTTTCGACGAGCCTGCCTACAAGGGCGAATACATGAAAGACGTCGCCCGGGACTTTTTGAAAGCCGAGGGCGAGGCCGTCCTTAGCCTGCCTCCCGAAGAGGCGCTGGCCAAGGCCCGCAAATTCTCCGCCGACGCCATACTTGAAGGGATAAAAAAAGACCTGGCCGATTTCCGCGTGGGGTTCGACCAGTGGTTCTCCGAAAATTCGCTCCACGAAGACGGCGAGGTGAACGCCCTCATCGAGCAGTTCCTGCGGGACGGCCATATTTATGAGCATGAAGGCGCCCTGTGGCTTAAGACCGACACCGTGGGGGACGATAAAGACCGCGTGGTGAAAAGGGCCAACGGCCCCACCACCTACCTGGCGGCGGACATCGCCTATCACAAGAACAAGGTGGACCGCGGATATAAGACCATGGTGGACATCTGGGGGGCGGACCATCACGGCTACGTCCCCCGCCTGAAAGCCGTGGTGAGCGCGCTTGGCGCCAATCCCGACAACCTCGTGGTGCGGCTGGTGCAAATCGTAAACCTCAAACGCGGGGGTGAGCTTATCGCCATGTCCACCCGGAGCGGCGTGTTCACCACCCTGAGGGAGATAATGGACGAAGTGGGGGCGGACGCCACCCGCTACTTCTTCCTCATGCGCTCCATTGAAAGCCAGATGGAATTCGACGTGGACCTGGCGAAAAAGCAGAGCGACGAAAACCCGGTGTACTACATCCAGTACGCCCACGCCCGGTGCGTTAACATATTCGTCACCGCCCGTGAGCGGGGCGTGCCGCTGGTTCCTTTCGCCCAAATCGGCGTTAACAACCTTTTGGGTGAAGACGAGTTGCGGCTTGTAAAGAAGCTTCTCATGTTCCCGGACGTGGTGGCCGATTGCGCCCGGGATTTCCAGACCCACCCCATCCCGCAATACCTGCTGGAAGTGGCCGGGCTTTTCCATTATTTTTACAAGCATAACCGGGTTGTCACGGAAGACCTGGAATTGAGCAAGGCAAGGCTTGCGCTGGTGGAAGCGGCCAGGATAGTGTTCAGGAACGGGCTTTGGCTATTGGGCGTAAACGCGCCGGAACGGATGTAA
- a CDS encoding DedA family protein: MEYVKWFVDVMLHLDKYLGYIIGLYGAWTYVILFAIIFMETGLVVTPFLPGDSLLFAVGAFSALGHFDVYLVAGLLIIAAVLGDMLNYWIGYYVGPKVFYKENSWLIDKKNLIKTRDFFERHGGKTIIIARFMPIIRTFAPFVAGIGRMRYARFFAYNVTGAISWVALFVFGGYYFGAIPVVKQNFTLVIMGIIVISITPGVYHFTRSWLDSRKAGKLKQPGAPEHL, translated from the coding sequence ATGGAATACGTCAAGTGGTTCGTGGACGTGATGTTGCACCTGGACAAGTATCTGGGCTACATCATAGGGCTTTACGGCGCGTGGACTTATGTGATCCTGTTCGCCATCATCTTCATGGAAACTGGGCTGGTGGTAACGCCGTTCCTTCCGGGGGACTCTTTGCTTTTCGCCGTGGGGGCTTTTTCAGCGCTGGGGCATTTCGACGTTTACCTCGTTGCTGGCCTGCTGATTATCGCCGCTGTGCTGGGGGATATGCTCAACTACTGGATAGGCTATTACGTTGGCCCGAAGGTGTTTTACAAGGAAAACTCCTGGCTGATAGACAAGAAGAACCTTATCAAGACCAGGGATTTCTTCGAACGCCACGGGGGGAAGACCATCATCATCGCCCGGTTCATGCCCATCATCCGCACCTTCGCCCCCTTCGTGGCGGGCATAGGCAGGATGAGATACGCCCGGTTCTTCGCCTACAACGTGACCGGGGCGATTTCATGGGTGGCCCTGTTCGTGTTCGGGGGTTATTATTTCGGCGCCATTCCCGTGGTGAAGCAAAATTTCACCCTTGTCATCATGGGCATCATAGTTATATCCATCACGCCTGGAGTTTATCATTTCACCCGGAGCTGGCTGGACTCAAGAAAGGCCGGAAAACTGAAACAGCCGGGCGCGCCTGAACATTTATAG
- a CDS encoding SPOR domain-containing protein — MGNKSQGKQGKKGVMLSGKQLAILLSSLAAIAGLTFAIGFVTGTVKDSNQETATGEDTGGEDSPAIAGVTPKRLDAEAIIKERQIEKEAVAPEQFTFLKTLSKDQPKPGDFAPRSPEPAAKPVEAEPVKPAVESKTGSAKSAPAVQAKPVAPMEEKKQEKPKAEVKPVAEKAAQKSAVAPQKPENEKPAPDAVQPGKPGVKAWTVQVGAFATKPEAEKLAARLKAKQHMTNIQPFSKNGATWYRVRVGSYKTESAARRAAEQMKNDEKVSAFITAY; from the coding sequence ATGGGTAACAAATCTCAAGGGAAACAGGGGAAAAAAGGGGTAATGCTCAGCGGCAAGCAGTTGGCCATACTCTTGTCTAGCCTGGCCGCCATAGCGGGCTTGACGTTCGCCATAGGGTTTGTAACCGGCACAGTCAAGGATAGCAACCAGGAAACCGCTACGGGTGAAGACACCGGCGGCGAGGACTCCCCGGCCATAGCGGGCGTCACCCCCAAACGGCTGGACGCGGAAGCCATCATCAAAGAGCGGCAGATTGAAAAAGAGGCCGTGGCTCCGGAGCAGTTCACGTTCCTGAAAACCTTGTCCAAGGATCAACCCAAACCGGGGGATTTCGCCCCCCGCTCACCGGAACCCGCCGCCAAACCCGTAGAGGCCGAGCCCGTGAAACCGGCGGTAGAATCAAAAACCGGATCCGCGAAAAGCGCCCCGGCGGTGCAGGCCAAACCCGTAGCGCCTATGGAAGAGAAGAAACAGGAAAAACCCAAAGCGGAAGTTAAACCCGTAGCGGAAAAGGCCGCGCAAAAATCCGCCGTGGCGCCTCAAAAACCGGAGAATGAAAAACCGGCGCCTGACGCTGTCCAGCCCGGCAAGCCCGGCGTGAAAGCATGGACGGTCCAGGTAGGCGCTTTCGCCACCAAACCGGAGGCGGAAAAACTGGCCGCCCGGCTGAAGGCAAAACAGCACATGACGAACATCCAGCCTTTCAGCAAGAACGGGGCCACCTGGTACCGGGTTCGCGTAGGGTCTTACAAAACCGAGTCCGCCGCGCGCCGCGCCGCCGAACAAATGAAGAACGATGAAAAGGTCTCAGCGTTCATCACCGCGTATTAA
- the rho gene encoding transcription termination factor Rho: MPDMEPVSGVLDITDKGFGFLRSIDRGYAMDAMDPYVGQNLVRKFRLMPGMFVEGFGIQKSQKQPNVAVERIDKIDGLSVEQSMRRTHFNRLTVIDPQKKIKLETGTKPLTTRIMDLFSPIGKGQRALLVSPPKAGKTTFLEDIAKGMKKNHPELRVIIFLIDERPEEVTQFNRNVGGEVVATSFDAPLSEQIRTSELVLERVQRLVEAGEHVALIVDSITRLGRAFNKATDNRGGKTLSGGVASTALEFPRKFFGSARNIEGGGSLTIIATCLVDTGSKMDEVIFQEFKGTGNTEVVLDRTLAEERIFPAVNLGQTGTRKEEKLQTADDLKKIWILVKALAGDKNFTKYRSLLDKMEKSRSNSEFLSTIPTM, translated from the coding sequence ATGCCAGATATGGAGCCGGTTTCCGGCGTTTTGGACATTACAGACAAGGGGTTCGGGTTCCTGCGCTCGATTGACAGGGGCTACGCCATGGACGCTATGGACCCGTACGTGGGGCAAAACCTCGTCCGGAAATTCCGGCTCATGCCGGGCATGTTCGTGGAAGGGTTCGGCATCCAGAAAAGCCAGAAACAACCCAACGTGGCCGTGGAGCGGATTGATAAAATAGACGGGCTTTCCGTGGAGCAGTCCATGCGAAGGACCCATTTCAACCGGCTCACCGTGATCGACCCGCAAAAGAAAATAAAACTGGAAACCGGTACAAAACCTTTGACCACCAGGATTATGGACCTGTTCTCCCCCATCGGCAAAGGCCAGCGGGCCTTGCTGGTGTCGCCTCCCAAGGCGGGCAAGACCACCTTTTTAGAAGACATCGCCAAGGGGATGAAAAAGAACCATCCGGAATTAAGGGTGATAATTTTCCTGATAGACGAGCGCCCCGAGGAGGTCACCCAGTTCAACCGCAACGTTGGCGGCGAAGTGGTGGCCACCAGTTTCGACGCTCCGTTGAGCGAGCAGATAAGGACTTCGGAGCTTGTTTTGGAGCGGGTCCAGCGGCTGGTGGAAGCGGGCGAGCACGTGGCGCTTATTGTGGACTCCATCACCCGGCTGGGCCGGGCCTTCAACAAGGCTACGGACAACAGGGGCGGCAAGACCCTCTCCGGCGGCGTGGCGTCCACAGCCCTGGAATTCCCCCGCAAGTTCTTCGGCTCCGCCAGGAACATCGAAGGGGGCGGCAGTCTCACCATCATCGCCACCTGCCTGGTGGATACCGGAAGCAAAATGGACGAGGTGATTTTCCAGGAGTTCAAAGGCACCGGCAACACCGAAGTGGTGCTGGACAGGACCCTGGCCGAGGAACGCATTTTCCCCGCCGTAAACCTGGGGCAAACCGGCACACGCAAAGAGGAAAAACTGCAGACCGCCGATGACCTGAAAAAGATTTGGATACTGGTGAAGGCCCTGGCGGGGGACAAGAATTTCACCAAGTACCGGTCGCTCTTGGACAAGATGGAGAAATCCCGCTCCAACTCCGAGTTCCTCTCCACCATCCCAACCATGTAG